A genome region from Macaca nemestrina isolate mMacNem1 chromosome 15, mMacNem.hap1, whole genome shotgun sequence includes the following:
- the LOC105464418 gene encoding beta-1,4-mannosyl-glycoprotein 4-beta-N-acetylglucosaminyltransferase isoform X3, with protein MMKMRRYKLFLMFCMAGLCLISFLHFFKTLSYVTFPRELASLSPNLVSSFFWNNAPVTPQASPEPGDPDLLRTPLYSHSPLLQPLPPSKAAEELHRVDFVLPEDTTEYFVRTKAGGVCFKPGTKMLERPPPGRPEEKPEGANGSSARRPPRYLLSARERTGGRGARRKWVECVCLPGWHGPSCGVPTVVQYSNLPTKERLVPREVPRRVINAINVNHEFDLLDVRFHELGDVVDAFVVCESNFTAYGEPRPLKFREMLTNGTFEYIRHKVLYVFLDHFPPGGRQDGWIADDYLRTFLTQDGVSRLRNLRPDDVFIIDDADEIPARDGVLFLKLYDGWTEPFAFHMRKSLYGFFWKQPGTLEVVSGCTVDMLQAVYGLDGIRLRRRQYYTMPNFRQYENRTGHILVQWSLGSPLHFAGWHCSWCFTPEGIYFKLVSAQNGDFPRWGDYEDKRDLNYIRGLIRTGGWFDGTQQEYPPADPSEHMYAPKYLLKNYDQFRYLLDNPYQEPRSTAAGGRRHRGPEGRLPARGKLDEAEG; from the exons at GATGAAAATGAGACGCTACAAGCTCTTTCTCATGTTCTGTATGGCCGGCCTGTGCCTCATCTCCTTCCTGCACTTCTTCAAGACCCTGTCCTATGTTACCTTCCCCCGAGAACTGGCCTCCCTCAGCCCTAACCTGGTGTCCAGCTTCTTCTGGAACAATGCGCCGGTCACGCCCCAGGCCAGCCCCGAGCCAGGAGACCCCGACCTGCTGCGCACCCCGCTCTACTCGCACTCGCCCCTGCTGCAGCCGCTACCGCCCAGCAAGGCGGCGGAGGAGCTCCACCGGGTGGACTTCGTGCTGCCCGAGGACACCACCGAGTATTTCGTGCGCACCAAGGCTGGCGGCGTCTGCTTCAAACCCGGCACCAAGATGCTGGAGAGGCCGCCCCCAGGACGGCCGGAGGAGAAGCCCGAGGGGGCCAACGGCTCCTCGGCCCGGCGCCCACCCCGGTACCTGCTGAGCGCCCGGGAGCGCACGGGCGGCCGGGGCGCGCGGCGCAAGTGGGTGGAGTGCGTGTGCCTGCCCGGCTGGCATGGACCCAGCTGCGGTGTGCCCACCGTGGTGCAGTACTCCAACCTGCCCACCAAGGAGCGGCTGGTGCCCAGGGAGGTGCCGCGCCGCGTCATCAATGCCATCAACGTCAACCACGAGTTCGACCTGCTGGACGTGCGCTTCCACGAGCTGGGTGACGTGGTGGACGCCTTCGTGGTGTGTGAGTCCAACTTCACAGCTTACGGGGAGCCGCGGCCACTCAAGTTCCGGGAGATGCTGACCAACGGCACCTTCGAGTACATCCGCCACAAGGTGCTCTATGTCTTCCTGGACCACTTCCCGCCCGGCGGCCGGCAGGACGGCTGGATCGCCGACGACTACCTGCGCACCTTCCTCACCCAGGACGGCGTCTCGCGGCTGCGCAACCTGCGGCCCGACGACGTCTTCATCATTGACGACGCGGACGAGATCCCGGCCCGGGACGGCGTCCTCTTCCTCAAGCTCTACGACGGCTGGACCGAGCCCTTCGCCTTCCACATGCGCAAGTCACTCTACGGCTTTTTCTGGAAGCAGCCGGGCACCCTGGAGGTGGTGTCGGGCTGCACGGTGGACATGCTGCAGGCAGTGTACGGGCTGGACGGCATCCGCCTGCGCCGCCGCCAGTACTACACCATGCCCAACTTCAGGCAGTACGAGAACCGCACCGGCCACATCCTGGTGCAGTGGTCGCTGGGCAGCCCCCTGCACTTCGCCGGCTGGCACTGCTCCTGGTGCTTCACGCCCGAGGGCATCTACTTCAAGCTCGTGTCCGCCCAGAATGGTGACTTCCCGCGCTGGGGTGACTACGAGGACAAGCGGGACCTGAACTACATCCGCGGCCTGATCCGCACCGGGGGCTGGTTCGACGGCACGCAGCAGGAGTACCCGCCCGCGGACCCCAGCGAGCACATGTATGCGCCCAAGTACCTGCTGAAGAACTACGACCAGTTCCGCTACCTGCTGGACAACCCCTACCAGGAGCCCAGGAGCACGGCGGCGGGAGGGCGCCGCCACAGGGGTCCCGAGGGAAGGCTGCCCGCCCGGGGCAAACTGGATGAGGCTGAAGGCTAG
- the LOC105464418 gene encoding beta-1,4-mannosyl-glycoprotein 4-beta-N-acetylglucosaminyltransferase isoform X1: protein MKMRRYKLFLMFCMAGLCLISFLHFFKTLSYVTFPRELASLSPNLVSSFFWNNAPVTPQASPEPGDPDLLRTPLYSHSPLLQPLPPSKAAEELHRVDFVLPEDTTEYFVRTKAGGVCFKPGTKMLERPPPGRPEEKPEGANGSSARRPPRYLLSARERTGGRGARRKWVECVCLPGWHGPSCGVPTVVQYSNLPTKERLVPREVPRRVINAINVNHEFDLLDVRFHELGDVVDAFVVCESNFTAYGEPRPLKFREMLTNGTFEYIRHKVLYVFLDHFPPGGRQDGWIADDYLRTFLTQDGVSRLRNLRPDDVFIIDDADEIPARDGVLFLKLYDGWTEPFAFHMRKSLYGFFWKQPGTLEVVSGCTVDMLQAVYGLDGIRLRRRQYYTMPNFRQYENRTGHILVQWSLGSPLHFAGWHCSWCFTPEGIYFKLVSAQNGDFPRWGDYEDKRDLNYIRGLIRTGGWFDGTQQEYPPADPSEHMYAPKYLLKNYDQFRYLLDNPYQEPRSTAAGGRRHRGPEGRLPARGKLDEAEG, encoded by the coding sequence ATGAAAATGAGACGCTACAAGCTCTTTCTCATGTTCTGTATGGCCGGCCTGTGCCTCATCTCCTTCCTGCACTTCTTCAAGACCCTGTCCTATGTTACCTTCCCCCGAGAACTGGCCTCCCTCAGCCCTAACCTGGTGTCCAGCTTCTTCTGGAACAATGCGCCGGTCACGCCCCAGGCCAGCCCCGAGCCAGGAGACCCCGACCTGCTGCGCACCCCGCTCTACTCGCACTCGCCCCTGCTGCAGCCGCTACCGCCCAGCAAGGCGGCGGAGGAGCTCCACCGGGTGGACTTCGTGCTGCCCGAGGACACCACCGAGTATTTCGTGCGCACCAAGGCTGGCGGCGTCTGCTTCAAACCCGGCACCAAGATGCTGGAGAGGCCGCCCCCAGGACGGCCGGAGGAGAAGCCCGAGGGGGCCAACGGCTCCTCGGCCCGGCGCCCACCCCGGTACCTGCTGAGCGCCCGGGAGCGCACGGGCGGCCGGGGCGCGCGGCGCAAGTGGGTGGAGTGCGTGTGCCTGCCCGGCTGGCATGGACCCAGCTGCGGTGTGCCCACCGTGGTGCAGTACTCCAACCTGCCCACCAAGGAGCGGCTGGTGCCCAGGGAGGTGCCGCGCCGCGTCATCAATGCCATCAACGTCAACCACGAGTTCGACCTGCTGGACGTGCGCTTCCACGAGCTGGGTGACGTGGTGGACGCCTTCGTGGTGTGTGAGTCCAACTTCACAGCTTACGGGGAGCCGCGGCCACTCAAGTTCCGGGAGATGCTGACCAACGGCACCTTCGAGTACATCCGCCACAAGGTGCTCTATGTCTTCCTGGACCACTTCCCGCCCGGCGGCCGGCAGGACGGCTGGATCGCCGACGACTACCTGCGCACCTTCCTCACCCAGGACGGCGTCTCGCGGCTGCGCAACCTGCGGCCCGACGACGTCTTCATCATTGACGACGCGGACGAGATCCCGGCCCGGGACGGCGTCCTCTTCCTCAAGCTCTACGACGGCTGGACCGAGCCCTTCGCCTTCCACATGCGCAAGTCACTCTACGGCTTTTTCTGGAAGCAGCCGGGCACCCTGGAGGTGGTGTCGGGCTGCACGGTGGACATGCTGCAGGCAGTGTACGGGCTGGACGGCATCCGCCTGCGCCGCCGCCAGTACTACACCATGCCCAACTTCAGGCAGTACGAGAACCGCACCGGCCACATCCTGGTGCAGTGGTCGCTGGGCAGCCCCCTGCACTTCGCCGGCTGGCACTGCTCCTGGTGCTTCACGCCCGAGGGCATCTACTTCAAGCTCGTGTCCGCCCAGAATGGTGACTTCCCGCGCTGGGGTGACTACGAGGACAAGCGGGACCTGAACTACATCCGCGGCCTGATCCGCACCGGGGGCTGGTTCGACGGCACGCAGCAGGAGTACCCGCCCGCGGACCCCAGCGAGCACATGTATGCGCCCAAGTACCTGCTGAAGAACTACGACCAGTTCCGCTACCTGCTGGACAACCCCTACCAGGAGCCCAGGAGCACGGCGGCGGGAGGGCGCCGCCACAGGGGTCCCGAGGGAAGGCTGCCCGCCCGGGGCAAACTGGATGAGGCTGAAGGCTAG
- the LOC105464418 gene encoding beta-1,4-mannosyl-glycoprotein 4-beta-N-acetylglucosaminyltransferase isoform X2: MDRPRVSVAGPIPPPPSFKASSPRMKMRRYKLFLMFCMAGLCLISFLHFFKTLSYVTFPRELASLSPNLVSSFFWNNAPVTPQASPEPGDPDLLRTPLYSHSPLLQPLPPSKAAEELHRVDFVLPEDTTEYFVRTKAGGVCFKPGTKMLERPPPGRPEEKPEGANGSSARRPPRYLLSARERTGGRGARRKWVECVCLPGWHGPSCGVPTVVQYSNLPTKERLVPREVPRRVINAINVNHEFDLLDVRFHELGDVVDAFVVCESNFTAYGEPRPLKFREMLTNGTFEYIRHKVLYVFLDHFPPGGRQDGWIADDYLRTFLTQDGVSRLRNLRPDDVFIIDDADEIPARDGVLFLKLYDGWTEPFAFHMRKSLYGFFWKQPGTLEVVSGCTVDMLQAVYGLDGIRLRRRQYYTMPNFRQYENRTGHILVQWSLGSPLHFAGWHCSWCFTPEGIYFKLVSAQNGDFPRWGDYEDKRDLNYIRGLIRTGGWFDGTQQEYPPADPSEHMYAPKYLLKNYDQFRYLLDNPYQEPRSTAAGGRRHRGPEGRLPARGKLDEAEG; encoded by the coding sequence GATGAAAATGAGACGCTACAAGCTCTTTCTCATGTTCTGTATGGCCGGCCTGTGCCTCATCTCCTTCCTGCACTTCTTCAAGACCCTGTCCTATGTTACCTTCCCCCGAGAACTGGCCTCCCTCAGCCCTAACCTGGTGTCCAGCTTCTTCTGGAACAATGCGCCGGTCACGCCCCAGGCCAGCCCCGAGCCAGGAGACCCCGACCTGCTGCGCACCCCGCTCTACTCGCACTCGCCCCTGCTGCAGCCGCTACCGCCCAGCAAGGCGGCGGAGGAGCTCCACCGGGTGGACTTCGTGCTGCCCGAGGACACCACCGAGTATTTCGTGCGCACCAAGGCTGGCGGCGTCTGCTTCAAACCCGGCACCAAGATGCTGGAGAGGCCGCCCCCAGGACGGCCGGAGGAGAAGCCCGAGGGGGCCAACGGCTCCTCGGCCCGGCGCCCACCCCGGTACCTGCTGAGCGCCCGGGAGCGCACGGGCGGCCGGGGCGCGCGGCGCAAGTGGGTGGAGTGCGTGTGCCTGCCCGGCTGGCATGGACCCAGCTGCGGTGTGCCCACCGTGGTGCAGTACTCCAACCTGCCCACCAAGGAGCGGCTGGTGCCCAGGGAGGTGCCGCGCCGCGTCATCAATGCCATCAACGTCAACCACGAGTTCGACCTGCTGGACGTGCGCTTCCACGAGCTGGGTGACGTGGTGGACGCCTTCGTGGTGTGTGAGTCCAACTTCACAGCTTACGGGGAGCCGCGGCCACTCAAGTTCCGGGAGATGCTGACCAACGGCACCTTCGAGTACATCCGCCACAAGGTGCTCTATGTCTTCCTGGACCACTTCCCGCCCGGCGGCCGGCAGGACGGCTGGATCGCCGACGACTACCTGCGCACCTTCCTCACCCAGGACGGCGTCTCGCGGCTGCGCAACCTGCGGCCCGACGACGTCTTCATCATTGACGACGCGGACGAGATCCCGGCCCGGGACGGCGTCCTCTTCCTCAAGCTCTACGACGGCTGGACCGAGCCCTTCGCCTTCCACATGCGCAAGTCACTCTACGGCTTTTTCTGGAAGCAGCCGGGCACCCTGGAGGTGGTGTCGGGCTGCACGGTGGACATGCTGCAGGCAGTGTACGGGCTGGACGGCATCCGCCTGCGCCGCCGCCAGTACTACACCATGCCCAACTTCAGGCAGTACGAGAACCGCACCGGCCACATCCTGGTGCAGTGGTCGCTGGGCAGCCCCCTGCACTTCGCCGGCTGGCACTGCTCCTGGTGCTTCACGCCCGAGGGCATCTACTTCAAGCTCGTGTCCGCCCAGAATGGTGACTTCCCGCGCTGGGGTGACTACGAGGACAAGCGGGACCTGAACTACATCCGCGGCCTGATCCGCACCGGGGGCTGGTTCGACGGCACGCAGCAGGAGTACCCGCCCGCGGACCCCAGCGAGCACATGTATGCGCCCAAGTACCTGCTGAAGAACTACGACCAGTTCCGCTACCTGCTGGACAACCCCTACCAGGAGCCCAGGAGCACGGCGGCGGGAGGGCGCCGCCACAGGGGTCCCGAGGGAAGGCTGCCCGCCCGGGGCAAACTGGATGAGGCTGAAGGCTAG
- the LOC139358734 gene encoding mitochondrial ribosome and complex I assembly factor AltMIEF1, producing the protein MARWSRAAVLSLYRALLRQGRQLRYTDRDFYFASIRREFRKHQKLEDPEARERQLEKGLVFLNGKLGRII; encoded by the coding sequence ATGGCCCGGTGGAGCCGAGCGGCGGTGCTGAGTCTCTATCGGGCTCTGTTGCGCCAGGGCCGACAGCTTCGCTACACTGATCGAGACTTCTACTTTGCCTCCATCCGCCGTGAATTCCGAAAACATCAGAAGCTAGAGGACCCTGAGGCCCGGGAGAGGCAGCTGGAGAAGGGCCTGGTCTTTCTCAACGGCAAATTGGGGAGG